The Bradyrhizobium sp. 195 region GTATCGCGGCTCCAATCCCGAAAGCCCGCAAGTCGTTCAAGGCCGTTTCGGGGTTGCCACTGTGCGGATCAAGGCGATCTCGCTCCTGGCCGACAATGTGGCGTCCGTGCGCTTCCTGAAGGAGAGCCGCAAGGGCGAGGAGACGCGCGTGACCCATTGGGTCTCGACCCTGACGTTCTCCTATGCCAACGCGCCAATGTCCTCCGCCGACCGTCTCATCAATCCCCTCGGCTTTCTGGTCTCGGAATATCGCGCCGATCCGGAGGTCGTGCCATGAAACGCTTCGCTCTCTTGATGATTTTCGCCCTGGGATTCGCGGGGCCGGCAATGGCCTTGCAACAGCCCTCACCAGGTCAACATGATGCCCGCGTGAGAACCGTGACCTACGATCCGGCCAACGTCGTCAAGGTCAACGGCGTGATTCGGGCGTCAACCCAGGTGTTGTTTGCCGACGATGAGGAGGTCGCGCATGTCGCGATCGGCGACGCGATTGCATGGGAGGTCGCACCGGCGGGCTCAATCCTGTTCCTTAAACCCCGCGAGAAACATCCACCAACCAATTTGCAGGTCGTCACCACGCGCCCTGACGGACGCAAGCGCTCGTATCAATTCGAGTTGTCGATTGCCGAGACGACGCTGGCGGACAGCTACTTCGTCGTCCGCTTCGCCTATCCCGGCGACGAGATCGAACGCCGCCGCACTGAAGCGGCCGCCCGCGGCGCCGAGCGGGAAGGC contains the following coding sequences:
- the virB9 gene encoding P-type conjugative transfer protein VirB9; the protein is MKRFALLMIFALGFAGPAMALQQPSPGQHDARVRTVTYDPANVVKVNGVIRASTQVLFADDEEVAHVAIGDAIAWEVAPAGSILFLKPREKHPPTNLQVVTTRPDGRKRSYQFELSIAETTLADSYFVVRFAYPGDEIERRRTEAAARGAEREGALVEQTFDLHHAYGARNWRFSAQGSVDLEPEAVFDDGKETTFRFAGNREIPAIYLINSDSSESLVPKDVRGELVVVHATAREFRLRKGDNVLCIFNEAFDAVGINPGTNTTSPSIERRAKKSPLTPRPR